From Corynebacterium faecale, one genomic window encodes:
- a CDS encoding TlpA family protein disulfide reductase — MSKIRPRIITAMLALLTTLTVTACSSGEGAQNAVALGGTFQFHSPGGQTEIFYDEEQRAPLPNFSGPSLMEEGEEINLSDFDSEVVVLNAWGQWCAPCRAEVDDLQIVQETLEPLGGTVLGINVRDYNQTIAQDFILDNGVTYPSIYDPPFRTAASLGGIPTSVVPTTIILDREHRPAAVFLREVDADDILDVALPLAEQAPQS; from the coding sequence ATGTCGAAAATTCGCCCCCGCATTATCACCGCCATGCTTGCCCTGCTCACCACCCTGACGGTTACAGCATGTTCTTCCGGAGAAGGCGCACAAAATGCTGTCGCTCTCGGGGGCACCTTCCAGTTCCACTCCCCCGGTGGACAAACTGAGATTTTCTACGACGAAGAGCAACGCGCCCCCCTGCCGAACTTTTCCGGGCCATCATTGATGGAGGAAGGTGAAGAAATCAACCTGTCCGACTTTGACAGCGAGGTAGTAGTCCTCAACGCCTGGGGACAATGGTGTGCCCCTTGCCGCGCAGAAGTCGATGATCTCCAAATTGTCCAGGAAACTCTCGAACCACTCGGTGGCACCGTGCTGGGCATTAACGTCCGCGACTATAACCAAACCATCGCCCAGGACTTTATCCTCGATAATGGCGTGACCTACCCCTCGATCTATGACCCACCCTTCCGCACCGCTGCGTCTTTGGGTGGAATACCCACTTCTGTGGTCCCAACGACCATTATTCTGGACCGAGAGCACCGCCCGGCTGCGGTGTTCCTGCGTGAAGTCGATGCCGACGACATCCTCGACGTGGCATTGCCGTTAGCTGAACAGGCACCTCAATCATGA
- a CDS encoding M23 family metallopeptidase, whose translation MRLTAQRAPRGKHRKITTLQTKGRVALVAAAASAVSSAGIGGATAATLQAQDEAPVSSEVASVDVELVANDTVLSFDAAQVAPQILTIPEYKPVTNVDEQLDKAVEYAAERAEADRVARIPSVVKPAEGIFTSDFGMRWGSLHQGIDIANVVGTPILAAMGGTVIDSGPASGFGQWIRIQHDDGSIAVYGHMETLDVSVGQQVTAGQKIAGMGSRGFSTGSHLHFELYPSGSGAVDPAPWFAQHGITF comes from the coding sequence ATGCGACTGACGGCTCAGCGGGCTCCCCGAGGGAAACATCGCAAGATCACCACCTTGCAGACCAAGGGGCGCGTGGCGCTGGTGGCCGCGGCCGCCAGTGCGGTCTCCTCGGCCGGTATCGGTGGGGCCACCGCGGCCACACTGCAGGCCCAGGATGAAGCCCCGGTATCGTCGGAGGTCGCCTCCGTCGATGTGGAGCTGGTGGCCAATGACACTGTCCTATCCTTTGATGCGGCACAGGTGGCACCGCAGATCTTGACGATCCCGGAGTATAAGCCGGTAACCAACGTCGACGAGCAGCTGGACAAGGCGGTGGAGTACGCCGCCGAACGTGCCGAGGCTGATCGTGTGGCCCGTATTCCCTCCGTGGTGAAGCCGGCCGAGGGTATCTTCACTTCCGATTTCGGTATGCGCTGGGGCAGCCTCCACCAAGGCATTGACATCGCCAATGTCGTGGGTACCCCCATTCTCGCAGCGATGGGAGGCACCGTCATCGACTCCGGCCCGGCCTCCGGTTTCGGCCAGTGGATCCGCATCCAGCACGACGATGGCTCTATTGCCGTCTACGGCCACATGGAAACCCTTGACGTCAGCGTGGGTCAGCAGGTCACCGCCGGCCAGAAGATCGCCGGCATGGGTAGCCGAGGATTTTCTACCGGTTCCCACCTGCATTTTGAGCTCTACCCGTCCGGCAGTGGTGCCGTCGACCCCGCCCCCTGGTTTGCTCAGCACGGCATCACCTTCTAA
- a CDS encoding multicopper oxidase family protein: MTSNFSRRQFLLGGLVLAGTGALAACGGNTGTAPATTSPSRGPYPTPTNLAQPSVHKKLTARPMSIDIGGIEAKTWGYNADTGEPAIETTAGDVLQVDITNELPESTSIHWHGIALHHAADGVPGMTQSPIEPGETFSYLFETPHGGTYFYHSHSGLQLDRGLHAPLIVRDPEDADDQDVEWTIVLDDWVDGIDGSTPEDQLSMLTGMNMGDHGGMDMGDHGGMAMGGEGGMMAHGTPDPVLGGDAGDVMYPHYLINGRIPRAHRTFNARPGDKARLRFINAGGDTIFKVALGGHRMTVTHIDGFPVRPRDIESFYLSMGERVDVEVVLGDGVFPLTALAAGKDDRAFAVVRTSGGQAPAPETTFPELNATGTFLTSFEPADRALMPEGKPDREVSIDLSGQMMPYEWGILTNGQSSPGTVQEGQRLRMVMRNRTMMPHPMHIHGHTWSLPGSGGLRKDTVLLRHGETVIADLIANNPGEWAFHCHNAYHMETGMISSLRYE, translated from the coding sequence ATGACTAGTAACTTTTCCCGGCGACAGTTCTTGCTCGGCGGGCTTGTTCTCGCTGGCACAGGCGCGTTGGCCGCCTGCGGTGGCAACACTGGCACAGCCCCTGCCACCACTTCCCCATCCCGTGGCCCGTACCCAACACCAACGAACTTGGCGCAACCCTCAGTACACAAGAAATTAACAGCCCGACCCATGTCGATCGATATCGGTGGCATCGAGGCAAAAACCTGGGGGTACAACGCCGATACCGGTGAACCCGCCATCGAAACCACCGCAGGGGATGTCCTCCAGGTCGACATCACCAACGAACTTCCCGAATCCACCTCCATCCACTGGCATGGTATTGCCCTGCATCACGCGGCCGACGGTGTTCCCGGAATGACCCAATCCCCGATTGAACCGGGCGAGACGTTTAGTTATCTTTTTGAAACCCCACACGGGGGCACCTACTTCTACCATTCCCACAGTGGCCTGCAACTCGACCGTGGCCTGCATGCTCCGTTGATCGTCCGTGATCCGGAAGACGCAGACGACCAGGATGTCGAATGGACCATCGTGCTTGATGACTGGGTCGACGGTATCGACGGCAGCACCCCCGAGGACCAGCTGAGCATGCTGACGGGGATGAACATGGGTGACCATGGCGGGATGGATATGGGTGACCATGGCGGGATGGCTATGGGTGGTGAGGGGGGCATGATGGCCCACGGCACCCCTGACCCCGTTCTGGGCGGTGATGCCGGTGATGTTATGTATCCGCACTACCTCATCAACGGCCGGATCCCCCGGGCACACCGCACGTTCAACGCCCGACCGGGGGATAAAGCCCGCCTCCGGTTCATCAATGCAGGCGGTGACACCATCTTCAAAGTCGCCCTCGGTGGACACCGCATGACCGTCACCCATATCGACGGTTTCCCTGTCCGCCCCCGCGACATCGAATCGTTCTACCTCTCGATGGGCGAGCGCGTGGACGTGGAGGTGGTCCTGGGCGATGGTGTGTTCCCCCTGACTGCGCTAGCCGCCGGCAAGGATGACCGGGCCTTCGCCGTGGTCCGGACCTCCGGGGGCCAGGCCCCCGCACCAGAGACCACCTTCCCCGAGCTCAACGCTACCGGCACCTTCCTGACGTCCTTTGAACCCGCGGATCGTGCACTCATGCCGGAGGGCAAACCAGACCGAGAAGTCAGCATCGACCTGAGCGGACAGATGATGCCGTACGAATGGGGCATCCTCACCAACGGCCAGTCCTCCCCGGGCACCGTGCAGGAAGGCCAGCGCCTGCGGATGGTCATGCGCAACAGGACCATGATGCCCCACCCCATGCACATCCACGGCCACACGTGGTCTCTACCCGGCAGCGGTGGACTGCGCAAAGACACCGTCCTGCTCCGCCACGGAGAAACCGTGATCGCTGATCTGATCGCCAATAACCCCGGTGAGTGGGCATTTCACTGCCACAACGCCTACCACATGGAAACCGGAATGATCAGCTCGCTTCGCTACGAGTAG
- a CDS encoding cytochrome c biogenesis protein ResB has protein sequence MITLIRTFWTYLKKAWHWLTSMRTALALLFVLAIAAIPGTVLPQRSLNAGNVADYIANNGQLAEIYDQLQLFDVFESTWFNSIFMLLTLSLIGCILPRSWEHYKALKTPPTRAPKRLERLPFHATGTIDKPMDQVTRDARQLLKRWKVADYQPNQDRAGKFSLSAERGYARELANLVFHLSLVGMLATIAAGKMIYYEGMVIIVTESGNYETPPIDQSTEFCNTSTANFDSFRAGPVFDGTGLNTFCFDAHDFSADYLRNGQAEMFTSNISYAVGEHILRPKEEWTDYQLQVNHPLRLAGDRVYLMGHGYAPTFTVTWPNGETRTQTIQFGPEDPTFFLSSGAMRFDPPAGMYPEIYERRQQQIAIQGLFAPTAAWGGDNGELLTSAFPAMRDPAVAIDIYRGDAGLDTGRAQSIFELDPTLIASGQLQKIERVNLEQGSDVTLDDGTTITFDGASEFANFQISYDPFQPWVLVTTATMLISLVSSLLIKRRRIWIRLYPGPTDNTTTMEIAGLARTDNAGGGREFDKLHRALFNLPDPDDVAEQTEDDSWFAQSASRN, from the coding sequence ATGATTACCCTGATACGCACCTTCTGGACGTATCTCAAGAAGGCTTGGCACTGGTTAACCAGCATGCGCACCGCGCTGGCACTGCTGTTTGTACTGGCTATCGCAGCGATTCCCGGCACCGTGTTACCCCAGCGCAGCCTCAACGCAGGAAATGTTGCCGACTATATTGCCAACAACGGCCAACTCGCTGAGATCTACGACCAACTTCAGCTCTTCGATGTTTTCGAATCCACCTGGTTCAATTCTATCTTCATGCTCTTGACGCTTTCTCTGATCGGCTGCATTCTGCCCCGATCCTGGGAACACTACAAAGCACTGAAAACCCCGCCAACCCGTGCACCAAAACGCCTGGAACGACTTCCATTCCACGCTACCGGCACCATCGACAAGCCCATGGACCAGGTCACTCGCGATGCACGCCAGCTACTCAAGCGGTGGAAAGTTGCTGACTACCAGCCGAACCAAGACCGGGCTGGGAAATTCTCCCTTTCAGCAGAGCGAGGATACGCCCGCGAACTGGCGAACCTGGTGTTTCATCTCAGTCTCGTTGGCATGCTGGCTACGATCGCAGCTGGAAAAATGATCTACTACGAGGGCATGGTCATCATCGTCACCGAATCCGGCAACTACGAGACCCCTCCGATCGACCAAAGCACCGAGTTCTGCAACACCTCCACCGCCAACTTCGATTCTTTCCGCGCCGGTCCAGTATTCGATGGAACCGGATTGAACACCTTCTGCTTTGATGCCCACGACTTCTCCGCCGATTATCTACGTAACGGCCAGGCGGAGATGTTTACCTCCAACATCTCCTACGCCGTGGGCGAGCACATCCTCCGGCCCAAGGAAGAATGGACCGATTATCAACTACAGGTCAACCACCCGCTGCGACTGGCAGGTGACCGCGTATATCTGATGGGCCACGGGTACGCACCAACATTCACCGTGACCTGGCCCAACGGCGAAACCCGCACCCAAACCATCCAATTTGGCCCCGAAGACCCAACCTTCTTTCTTTCCTCCGGAGCGATGCGCTTTGATCCACCGGCCGGGATGTACCCCGAGATTTATGAACGCCGCCAACAGCAGATTGCCATCCAAGGCCTCTTTGCCCCCACCGCAGCCTGGGGCGGGGACAACGGTGAATTACTGACATCAGCCTTCCCTGCCATGCGTGATCCCGCAGTAGCGATCGATATCTACCGTGGAGATGCTGGCTTGGATACCGGTCGGGCCCAGTCCATCTTTGAACTCGACCCCACACTGATTGCCAGCGGGCAGTTACAGAAAATCGAGCGGGTCAACCTTGAACAAGGCAGTGACGTGACCCTCGATGACGGCACCACCATCACGTTCGATGGTGCCAGTGAATTCGCCAACTTCCAGATCAGCTACGACCCCTTCCAACCGTGGGTCCTGGTGACCACAGCGACCATGCTCATCTCGTTGGTCAGCTCCCTGTTGATCAAGCGTCGTCGTATCTGGATACGTCTGTATCCCGGCCCCACAGACAACACCACCACCATGGAGATCGCCGGTCTGGCACGAACCGATAACGCCGGTGGTGGTCGGGAGTTCGACAAACTCCACCGCGCACTATTCAACCTGCCCGACCCCGATGATGTGGCGGAGCAAACCGAGGATGACTCCTGGTTTGCCCAGTCCGCGTCCAGAAACTGA
- a CDS encoding IS5 family transposase: MPTLNAANRHDLTDTQWDFLETLLPASSRYGRPRRYGLRDLINGIRHRIRSGIPWRDVPDCYGPWWRIYALFRDWQLSGTWSQIEAALQTRADGQGKLGWDISVDSTTSRAHIHAAGARRDSSERLDGEPDNHALGRSRGGFSTKIHLACDQHLQTVSFTLTAGQSGDSPQLIEVLERIRVARPGPGRPRSLPDRVLADKAYSSQANRSYLRCRGITTTIPVKKDQVANRQAKGSAGGRPPAFDAEAYKARNVVERCFNALKHNRGVATRYDKLAVRFQAVVQVANIDRWLKRLS, translated from the coding sequence ATCCCCACCCTAAACGCTGCCAACCGTCACGACCTCACCGACACCCAATGGGATTTCCTGGAAACGCTGCTACCAGCCTCTTCCCGGTATGGTCGGCCTCGACGCTACGGCCTGCGGGATCTGATCAACGGCATCCGACACCGCATCCGGTCTGGCATCCCTTGGCGGGATGTGCCTGACTGCTACGGGCCCTGGTGGCGAATCTATGCCCTGTTTCGTGACTGGCAACTATCAGGCACCTGGTCACAGATCGAAGCCGCCCTCCAGACCCGGGCCGATGGCCAGGGGAAACTCGGATGGGACATCTCCGTCGACTCGACCACAAGCCGGGCGCACATCCACGCCGCCGGGGCCCGTCGAGATTCCTCCGAGCGCCTCGACGGTGAACCGGACAACCATGCCCTCGGCCGGTCCCGGGGCGGGTTCTCCACCAAGATCCACCTGGCCTGTGACCAGCATCTACAGACGGTGTCGTTCACGCTTACCGCCGGGCAGTCCGGCGATAGTCCGCAGCTGATCGAAGTCCTGGAACGAATCCGAGTGGCCCGCCCCGGGCCCGGTCGACCCCGCAGTCTGCCGGATCGGGTGCTGGCGGACAAGGCCTACTCCTCACAGGCAAACCGGTCCTACCTGCGGTGCCGGGGCATCACGACCACAATCCCGGTCAAAAAGGACCAGGTCGCGAACCGTCAGGCCAAAGGGTCTGCCGGTGGCCGGCCACCGGCCTTCGACGCAGAGGCCTACAAGGCCCGCAACGTCGTAGAACGCTGCTTCAACGCGCTCAAGCACAATCGCGGGGTGGCCACCCGCTACGACAAGCTCGCCGTCCGATTCCAGGCAGTCGTCCAGGTCGCGAACATTGACCGCTGGCTCAAACGACTTTCGTAA
- a CDS encoding cytochrome c biogenesis CcdA family protein, which yields MTIDVMAQLSIGQQFADVAASGPLMLGIFAAAAAGLISFASPCVVPLVPGYMSYLASVVGGEVEYDSEHGAVVTKKRQWAVAGAAGLFILGFTVVFVLATVTVFGAISLLTLNADTLMRIGGVITILMGLAFMGMVPALQRDTRMAPKKWSTWLGAPLLGGVFALGWTPCLGPTLAAIISVSAGTEGMTAARGVILIIGYCLGLGLPFLLMAFGSAKAMRTFGWLGKHSRKIQIFGGVLMVLVGVALTSGAWAYFINWARQWTVEYGATLI from the coding sequence ATGACTATTGATGTGATGGCCCAGTTGTCCATCGGCCAGCAGTTCGCCGATGTTGCAGCCTCTGGTCCCCTGATGCTCGGGATCTTTGCTGCTGCAGCCGCCGGTCTTATTTCTTTTGCTTCCCCCTGTGTAGTGCCTCTGGTGCCTGGTTATATGTCCTATCTGGCAAGTGTGGTGGGCGGTGAGGTGGAATACGACTCCGAACACGGTGCCGTGGTGACCAAGAAACGTCAGTGGGCCGTGGCTGGCGCAGCCGGATTATTCATCCTTGGCTTCACAGTTGTTTTCGTGCTGGCCACCGTCACCGTATTCGGGGCAATCAGCCTACTCACACTCAATGCCGACACCCTCATGCGCATTGGTGGGGTGATCACCATACTCATGGGTTTGGCGTTTATGGGGATGGTTCCCGCCTTGCAACGCGACACCAGGATGGCTCCCAAGAAGTGGTCGACCTGGCTGGGCGCTCCGCTACTCGGAGGGGTCTTCGCATTGGGCTGGACCCCGTGTCTTGGCCCAACACTTGCTGCAATCATCTCTGTTTCCGCAGGCACCGAGGGAATGACCGCTGCCCGCGGGGTCATCCTCATCATCGGTTACTGCCTGGGATTGGGGCTGCCGTTTCTGCTGATGGCGTTTGGCTCTGCCAAGGCCATGCGCACCTTTGGTTGGTTAGGCAAGCACTCCCGGAAGATTCAGATTTTCGGCGGGGTGTTGATGGTCCTGGTCGGTGTCGCCCTCACTAGCGGTGCCTGGGCCTACTTCATCAACTGGGCTCGCCAGTGGACCGTGGAATACGGTGCCACCCTGATCTGA
- the ccsB gene encoding c-type cytochrome biogenesis protein CcsB, whose product MPVNQTLSTFSDTAFQTAFVIYLLALVLSLIYYVKLQGVIDAHRAREKMTAKALVSSAGDNQEVETASGVDIEALSEEEFTKKRNATDKFGGMTQGLVYLGAVVHLASVILRGLATDRFPLGNMYEYISMICVLSVISASIVIQRKEWRSFWPWLLLPILVLLFFGGTNLYSVSAPVVPALQSYWLPIHVSTVSLGAAIGIVSGIASLLYLLRIKQPQGEERGFFGAVAKPLPHAQKLDGLAYKSAIITLPVLGLGIVLGAIWAEAAWGRFWGWDPKETASFISWILYAAYLHARATAGWRDHKAAWINILALAVMIFNLFFINLVVSGLHSYAGLN is encoded by the coding sequence ATGCCGGTTAATCAAACCTTGTCCACATTCTCCGACACCGCCTTCCAGACAGCGTTCGTCATCTACCTACTAGCCTTGGTGCTCTCACTGATCTACTACGTGAAGCTTCAGGGAGTCATCGACGCCCACCGCGCACGGGAAAAAATGACAGCAAAAGCACTGGTCTCCTCCGCTGGAGACAACCAAGAGGTGGAGACAGCCAGCGGTGTGGACATCGAGGCCCTCAGCGAAGAAGAATTCACCAAGAAGAGGAACGCCACCGACAAGTTCGGTGGCATGACCCAGGGGCTGGTGTACCTCGGGGCTGTCGTTCACCTGGCATCGGTGATCCTTCGTGGACTGGCCACCGACCGTTTCCCACTGGGAAATATGTACGAGTACATCTCCATGATCTGTGTGCTGTCGGTGATATCCGCTTCGATTGTGATCCAGCGAAAGGAATGGCGCAGTTTTTGGCCGTGGTTGTTGTTGCCCATTCTGGTACTGCTCTTCTTCGGTGGCACTAACCTGTACTCGGTGTCCGCACCAGTGGTCCCGGCACTACAGTCCTACTGGCTTCCCATCCATGTCTCCACCGTCTCGCTCGGTGCGGCGATCGGTATAGTTTCCGGTATCGCTTCCCTGCTGTATCTCCTGCGGATCAAGCAGCCCCAGGGTGAAGAGCGCGGTTTCTTCGGTGCGGTGGCGAAACCCCTGCCCCATGCACAGAAGCTTGATGGGCTGGCGTATAAATCGGCCATCATCACTCTGCCGGTTCTCGGCCTGGGGATTGTTCTCGGGGCGATCTGGGCAGAAGCCGCGTGGGGTCGGTTCTGGGGTTGGGACCCAAAGGAAACAGCCTCCTTCATCTCCTGGATCCTGTATGCCGCTTATCTACATGCCCGGGCCACGGCAGGTTGGCGTGATCACAAGGCCGCGTGGATCAATATCCTGGCGCTGGCTGTGATGATCTTCAACCTGTTCTTCATCAACCTGGTGGTGTCTGGTCTGCATTCCTACGCTGGACTGAACTAA
- a CDS encoding CueP family metal-binding protein has product MKRAAIILAALSLVLAGCTTTDSDSAVADQTRDQDLLVSQGLAGMDARDIIDELDQQALADRPTDLIASVRTDQLILSDQSQEVALDLPENLTYVSIAPYLNQTHDCFYHSLTTCRGELGNEQIKVKITDEASGEVLVNEETTTFDNGFVGFWLPDNAEGLIEINHGGHTGAVDFSTTDDGATCVTDLRLT; this is encoded by the coding sequence GTGAAACGAGCTGCGATTATTCTCGCCGCCCTCAGCCTGGTGTTGGCCGGATGTACAACCACCGACTCTGACTCCGCAGTGGCTGACCAGACCAGGGATCAGGATCTTCTGGTTTCCCAAGGTCTGGCAGGCATGGACGCCAGAGACATCATTGACGAACTTGATCAACAGGCTCTCGCCGATCGCCCCACTGATCTCATCGCCTCGGTACGCACCGATCAACTCATCCTCTCGGATCAGTCCCAGGAAGTGGCCTTGGACCTGCCGGAGAATCTGACCTACGTATCCATAGCCCCCTACCTGAACCAGACGCATGACTGCTTCTATCACAGTCTGACCACCTGTCGGGGCGAACTGGGCAATGAGCAGATCAAGGTAAAGATCACAGATGAGGCCTCCGGAGAGGTTCTGGTGAACGAAGAGACCACCACCTTCGATAACGGGTTTGTCGGCTTCTGGCTCCCAGATAATGCCGAAGGACTCATTGAGATCAACCACGGGGGCCACACCGGAGCTGTTGACTTCAGTACCACCGACGACGGTGCCACCTGTGTCACGGACCTGCGTCTGACCTGA